The genomic region AGCGCCCTATGGTTGCCCCAAAATTGTTATCCGTATCAATATAGCTCTTGATATTGTCAAAGCCCAGAACTACATCCCTCAGCTTCCCTTCTTTGTCAGGAAACACTATCGAGACAATACGCCCACCGTAATTAGTGATGCACACCTCCATCTTGTTCTTGTTCTCAAGCACATACAACCCCACAGGCTTTCCATCTACTTCGCTTTGGAAGTCCTTTTGCTCTAAACCTGAGCGCGTTACCCCTTCGGTGGGCTGCTTAGCCCCCTGAGCACAACCCACCAAGAGAAACCCTAAAAATATCATTTTTATCACTCGTGTTTTCATTGTTATCTTCTTTTTTTTATACAAATACAAATCAAGGGTTAAAAACTAATGATTAAAAAATTGTTCAGTCCGCCCCGGTGAGAGCAACTCCCAGAGGGAAGCCACCGTCCAACCAGGAGCAAACATATCATTGTAAAATCCCTTGCCATTCTTGCCATAGTCCCAATGAGTGTGCTGTATCACCTCAGGATAATACCCCTCCTTGGCAACCCCACACAGATGCGACTCAAAGGGTAACAACTGACGCATAGAGGAAGATATAACCTCTACAAAATCAGCAAAACGAGGCTCACCATACTGCTTTGATAGCCAACGGAGCACAGAGGCAAGTTCAAAGACAAACACATCGATATGGTTGTTTTCCACCGAAACGTTGCCCCAGCCTCGCGTCTTTAAGCCTATATCGCCTATCATTTGGCCACGCGCAAAGGGCACGTCCCAAGTGTAATACCACGAAAGCGCAAAGTATGCCGACTTGCGAGTGAGCTCCTTATAGTGCTGCTGCTCTTTGCCCTTGCTCACCAAAGCCAAGTAATAAGTAGCCGTCGCCGCATAGATCGATGCCTCCTTATCCTCACAATCAGCATCTAAGGTCGAGGAAAAGTAATCCGCCTTTGAGATGATCTCTTTTTCAAGATAAGCAGCACTCTTCTTGGCGGCATCGAGGTATTTTTTATCCTTAAAATACTTGTATGCCATCACCAAAGGCAAAGTCGCTGAGGGCGTACTGCCCCCGCTGGCATCTACCACACTGAGGTCATCTTTAAACTTGCGCGGAAAACTGCCATCAGCATTCTGCAAACGCAAAAAAGTATCTAAGATATTGCGCAACTTCCCCTCCCAACGAGGATGCTTGCGCGCGTGGTCTTTCTCGAATTGCAAGAAATGCAATACCGCATAGATCCCCTCCGACTGGCGACGAATGCTCAGCACAGTAGCCTCGCTATGGTCATCAAAATTTACAAACTCACGAAAGAAACCCCTATCGGTAAACCCATTCTGCAAATAACTGTCGAAAACCGCATAGCTATGCTCCGTAAGCTGGCTATTGCCCTGCTGCATACCATACTCTAAGGCATTGAAAGCATTGAGCAAAGTGCGCCCAATAAAGCCCACCTCTGCACTCCCATTGGAGAGGCAATCGTCCACCCGCATACTCTCACTCGCGTAGTACTTCAAAGGGTGTTCCCCCACATAGCTCTGCGAGAAATAGCGCGTGATCACCTCTTTTACAAAAGCATCCGTGAAGTCTGTCTGTACAGGCATAGGACGATAGGTATCGTAGCTGTATTCCCACATTTGCTTCACTAAGGCAGAGAAATCCGCCGCCTGACCACTTTTCAGTTGCCATACCAAAGTGCACTGCTCGCCTTTTGACAGATGTTCAAATGCCTCTACCGCAGGGGCTAAGGTAAGTTTGCGAATATAAGTCTTCGGCATCTCCTGATAGGGGAAACCAAAGGAGAGCACTGCTATACCCTCCTGATTCTCAAAGCCCGTATAGCCCACAGAGGTTTTCCCCGAGAGTACCACCTCGCCTTTGTCAAGAGGAGTAAGCGCATCGCCTTCAAACTTATCAATACGCATCACTGAGAGGTACCTGCCCGTAGACTCGTTGAAGACAACCGTAAGCGGCGTACTGAGCCTGTCCTCGCGTACCGTCCAGCTGTCGGAAGTGTGGAATGAAGGTGCCGTAGCAGGGGAACGCAGATTGCGCCGATACCAGAAGCCCGGCATATAAAACTGACAAGCCGAATGCTCAAAGGAAGTACTCAGGCGTTGCTTAAAATTAAAGTACACCTCCCCCTCAGCCTTGATCGTTACCGTAAGGGTATTGCCACTCAGCCGCTGAGTAATCTCCACAGGAATAGCCTCCTTAGCGACCAACCGATCACCACTCTTGTGCAGCGAGTAAGCAATCGCAGCATTGCCAGGGACCTTTAGACTAATAGACGCCGAAAGCCCCTCTCCTATAGGGCTCTGGGCTGTTGCTAAGCCCATCACCATTGAAAATAACATTAAATAGATACGTTTCATAATTTATTTTTGTTTAAAGATAGGTCTTTTAGAGATGAGAGAAGGACTTTGAGTGGCTATCACAGGCCAATCATCCTCCCATTTTACGTTGTCCAAGAGCAGCACCCGTCCTTTGGGATTCTCGACAAAAACGGCGTGGTAGAGTATCCAATCCTCGCCCGCATCGTCTGTAATGATTTCCGAGTTGTGTCCTGTACCTACAAAACGCGCATTCTTATGGATAAGCACCTGGTGATGATTCTCGAGCATCGCCCTCCCCTCTTTGTCGAGATAAGGGCCCAACAGCTGCTCGCTGCGCCCCACTACCGTAGTATAAGTGCTGCTTAGCCCATTGCAGCAAGTGCCAATAGAGGCAAAGAGATAGTAATACTTCCCCCTTTTGTGCACATAAACCCCCTCGTAGGCAGTCCCTGCAATGGGCTGCTTTACAGCATCTTTTTTCACAGAAAGCCCATCGTCAGAGAGCTCAATGGCGTAAATACCCCTGAAACTCCCCCAGAATAGATATTTCTTACCCCCCTCCTCTATATAAAAAGGGTCGATAGAGTTCTGCACCCCTATCTCATCACTGCGAAAGAGCTTCCCAAGGTCAGTAAAGCCTCCTTGGGGACTGTTGGAGGTCGCTACGCCAATGCCACAAGTGTGCTCTCCACCCCATACCGACATTGCGTAGTAAAGCACATACTTATCTCCGATATAGTTGATGTCAGGCGCCCATACGCCTCCTTTGGGTTCGAAAGTAGGGCGCGTAGCCTCCGTGAAGGCAGTGCCTACGGGCGCCCAATCCACTAAATTCTTAGAGCGGTATACAGGCACATTGCGCGTATCCTCAGTGGCATAAAGGTAAAAATAGCCATCGCTTGCCTTGATGACCGTAGGGTCAGGCAAACTCTGATTGATCACAGGGTTCTTATACGTATTAGGGTCGCCTTTGTGTGGCGGGTCGCCCTCTTTAGAACCACAAGCCGTAGCCGCTATGAAAAGCATCACTACTGTTTGAATTACAATTGTTATTTTCATCTCTTACGTTTTTATGGTTAAACTTATATTATTTTAACAAAACATTAACAACTATGTGGGTCATTTCCCACTGCAATACACAACGAATAAAAAGCGAAGACGCACTGAATACACTTTTCCGTATTCGGTGCCAATCCACTTGAGGGTTAGACGAGTTTCGCTATCTACTTGTTTTGTAACTTTATTATTCGTTTTCGAGAAATGCTTTGGGTAGTACGCCAAATTGCTGCTGAAAGCACTTGGCAAAATAGGAGGGTGAATTGAAGCCTACGCGATAGCATATCTCGTTGATCTTGTATTTCTTTTCACTAAGGAGTAGCGCTGCTTTTTTCAGGCGTTCGATGCGTATGTATTCATTGGGGGTAAGCCC from Capnocytophaga haemolytica harbors:
- a CDS encoding family 43 glycosylhydrolase, which produces MKITIVIQTVVMLFIAATACGSKEGDPPHKGDPNTYKNPVINQSLPDPTVIKASDGYFYLYATEDTRNVPVYRSKNLVDWAPVGTAFTEATRPTFEPKGGVWAPDINYIGDKYVLYYAMSVWGGEHTCGIGVATSNSPQGGFTDLGKLFRSDEIGVQNSIDPFYIEEGGKKYLFWGSFRGIYAIELSDDGLSVKKDAVKQPIAGTAYEGVYVHKRGKYYYLFASIGTCCNGLSSTYTTVVGRSEQLLGPYLDKEGRAMLENHHQVLIHKNARFVGTGHNSEIITDDAGEDWILYHAVFVENPKGRVLLLDNVKWEDDWPVIATQSPSLISKRPIFKQK